One genomic window of Streptococcus mitis includes the following:
- the recJ gene encoding single-stranded-DNA-specific exonuclease RecJ has translation MITPTYEWQFAPQVEDADFTKIAKKAGLGPEVARLLFERGIQDQESLKKFLEPSLEDLHDPYLLHDMDKAVERIRQAIEEGENILVYGDYDADGMTSASIVKESLEQLGAECRVYLPNRFTDGYGPNASVYKYFIEQEGISLIVTVDNGVAGHEAIELAQSMGVDVIVTDHHSMPETLPDAYAIVHPEHPDADYPFKYLAGCGVAFKLACALLEEVQVELLDLVAIGTIADMVSLTDENRILVQYGLEMLGHTQRIGLQEMLDMAGIAANEVTEETVGFQIAPRLNALGRLDDPNPAIDLLTGFDDEEVHEIALMIHQKNEERKEIVQSIYEEAKTMVDPEKKVQVLAKEGWNSGVLGIVAGRLLEELGQTVIVLNIEDGRAKGSARSVEAVDIFEALDPHRDLFIAFGGHAGAAGMTLEVEKLSDLSQVLEDYVREKGADAAGKNKLNLDEELYLEALSLETVKSFERLAPFGMDNQKPVFYIKDFQVESARTMGAGNAHLKLKISKGEASFEVVAFGQGRWATEFSQTKNLELAVKLSVNQWNGQTALQLMMVDARVEGVQLFNIRGKNAVLPEEVPVLDFSGEVPDLATSEAVVVKNIPEDITLLKTIFQEQNFSAVYFKNDIDKAYYLTGYGTREQFAKLYKTIYQFPEFDIRYKLKDLAAYLNIQQILLVKMIQVFEELGFVTIKDGVMTVNKEAAKREIGESQIYQNLKQTVKDQEMMALGTVQEIYDFLMEKE, from the coding sequence TTGATAACACCTACTTATGAATGGCAGTTTGCCCCGCAAGTAGAAGATGCGGATTTTACAAAGATAGCCAAGAAGGCTGGACTGGGTCCTGAGGTGGCTCGGTTATTATTTGAAAGAGGAATTCAGGACCAAGAAAGTCTGAAGAAGTTTTTAGAGCCTTCCTTAGAGGACTTGCATGACCCTTATCTGCTCCATGATATGGATAAGGCAGTGGAACGGATTCGTCAGGCCATTGAAGAAGGGGAAAATATCCTCGTTTACGGTGATTACGATGCGGATGGTATGACTTCGGCTTCTATTGTTAAGGAAAGTTTGGAACAGCTTGGTGCTGAGTGCCGTGTTTACTTGCCCAATCGTTTTACCGACGGTTATGGACCTAATGCCAGTGTTTACAAATATTTTATCGAGCAAGAAGGAATTTCCTTGATTGTGACGGTGGATAATGGGGTTGCGGGTCACGAGGCTATTGAATTGGCCCAGTCTATGGGAGTAGATGTCATTGTGACTGACCACCATTCTATGCCTGAAACCTTACCAGATGCCTATGCTATTGTCCATCCTGAACATCCAGATGCGGACTATCCTTTCAAATATTTGGCTGGTTGTGGAGTTGCTTTCAAGCTGGCTTGTGCCCTTTTAGAAGAAGTACAAGTGGAATTGCTTGATTTGGTCGCTATTGGTACCATTGCTGATATGGTTAGTTTGACAGATGAGAACCGTATCTTGGTTCAATATGGTCTGGAAATGTTGGGACATACTCAGCGCATTGGTTTACAAGAAATGCTGGATATGGCTGGGATTGCCGCCAACGAGGTAACAGAAGAAACGGTTGGTTTCCAGATTGCCCCTCGTTTGAATGCTTTGGGCCGTTTGGATGATCCCAATCCTGCCATTGATTTGCTGACTGGCTTTGATGATGAGGAAGTACATGAGATTGCTCTCATGATTCATCAGAAAAACGAAGAGCGCAAGGAAATCGTCCAGTCTATCTATGAAGAAGCTAAGACCATGGTGGACCCTGAGAAGAAGGTCCAAGTCTTGGCTAAGGAAGGCTGGAATTCTGGGGTTCTGGGTATCGTCGCTGGTCGTTTGTTGGAAGAACTAGGGCAGACAGTCATCGTTCTCAATATAGAGGACGGTCGTGCCAAGGGTAGTGCTCGTAGTGTGGAAGCGGTCGATATTTTTGAAGCCCTAGATCCCCATCGCGACCTCTTTATCGCATTTGGCGGTCATGCTGGCGCAGCAGGAATGACGCTGGAGGTTGAGAAACTCTCAGATTTATCTCAGGTTTTGGAAGATTATGTCCGTGAAAAAGGAGCGGATGCTGCTGGCAAGAACAAGTTAAATCTAGATGAAGAACTGTATTTGGAAGCACTTAGCTTGGAAACAGTCAAAAGTTTTGAACGTTTGGCACCTTTTGGCATGGATAATCAGAAACCTGTCTTTTATATAAAGGATTTTCAGGTCGAAAGTGCCCGTACCATGGGGGCGGGCAATGCCCATCTCAAACTGAAAATTTCTAAGGGTGAGGCTAGTTTTGAAGTGGTGGCCTTTGGCCAAGGCAGATGGGCGACAGAGTTTTCTCAAACCAAGAATCTAGAGCTGGCAGTCAAATTGTCTGTCAACCAATGGAATGGGCAAACTGCCCTGCAGTTGATGATGGTGGATGCGCGTGTGGAGGGTGTTCAACTTTTTAACATCCGTGGGAAAAATGCAGTCTTACCAGAAGAGGTTCCAGTCTTGGATTTCTCTGGAGAAGTGCCGGATTTAGCGACTAGTGAAGCGGTTGTCGTAAAAAACATACCTGAGGATATTACTCTGTTGAAAACCATTTTTCAGGAACAGAATTTCTCTGCCGTTTATTTCAAAAATGATATTGACAAGGCCTACTATCTGACAGGCTATGGGACTAGAGAGCAGTTTGCCAAATTGTACAAGACCATCTACCAGTTCCCAGAGTTTGATATTCGCTACAAACTGAAGGATTTGGCAGCTTATCTTAATATCCAACAAATCTTGCTGGTCAAGATGATTCAAGTATTTGAAGAGCTAGGCTTTGTGACGATCAAAGATGGTGTCATGACAGTCAATAAAGAGGCAGCAAAGCGGGAAATCGGAGAAAGTCAGATTTACCAAAATCTCAAACAAACCGTCAAAGACCAAGAAATGATGGCGCTGGGTACCGTGCAAGAAATTTATGACTTTTTAATGGAAAAAGAATAG
- a CDS encoding ribonuclease J yields MSNISLTTLGGVRENGKNMYIAEIDGSIFVLDAGLKYPENEQLGVDVVIPNMDYLFENSDRIAGVFLTHGHADAIGALPYLLAEAKVPVFGSELTIELAKLFVKGNDTVKKFNDFHVIDENTEIDFGGTVVSFFRTTHSIPESLGVVLKTAEGSIVYTGDFKFDQTASESYATDFARLAEIGRDGVLALLSDSANADSNIQVASESEVGDEITQTISDWDGRIIVAAVASNLSRIQQVFDAADATGRRVVLTGFDIENIVRTAIRLKKLSLANESLLIKPKDMSRFEDHELIILETGRMGEPINGLRKMSIGRHRYVEIKDGDLVYIVTTPSIAKEAVMARVENMIYQAGGVVKLITQSLRVSGHGNARDLQLMINLLQPKYLFPIQGEYRELDAHAKAAMAVGMLPERIFIPKKGTSMAYENGDFVPAGAVSAGDVLIDGNAIGDVGNVVLRDRKVLSEDGIFIVAITVNRREKKIVAKARVHTRGFVYLKKSRDILRESSELINQTVEDYLQGDDFDWADLKGKVRDNLTKYLFDQTKRRPAILPVVMEAK; encoded by the coding sequence ATGAGTAATATCAGTTTAACAACACTTGGTGGTGTGCGTGAAAATGGGAAAAATATGTATATCGCTGAAATCGATGGGTCTATTTTCGTTTTGGATGCAGGTCTGAAGTACCCTGAAAATGAACAACTAGGGGTGGACGTAGTTATTCCAAATATGGACTACCTTTTTGAAAATAGCGACCGTATCGCTGGCGTTTTCTTGACCCATGGGCATGCGGATGCCATTGGTGCTCTGCCTTATCTCTTGGCTGAAGCCAAGGTGCCTGTATTTGGCTCTGAACTGACCATTGAGTTGGCCAAACTCTTTGTCAAAGGAAATGATACGGTTAAGAAATTCAATGATTTCCATGTCATTGATGAGAATACGGAGATTGATTTTGGAGGGACTGTGGTTTCCTTCTTCCGTACGACCCACTCTATCCCAGAAAGTCTGGGTGTGGTCTTGAAGACAGCTGAAGGAAGCATCGTTTATACAGGTGACTTCAAATTTGACCAGACAGCTAGTGAATCCTATGCGACAGACTTCGCTCGTTTGGCAGAAATCGGTCGTGATGGAGTTCTAGCTCTTCTTAGCGATTCAGCCAATGCGGACAGTAATATCCAAGTGGCTAGCGAAAGTGAAGTTGGGGACGAGATCACTCAAACCATTTCGGACTGGGATGGTCGTATCATTGTTGCAGCAGTAGCTAGCAACCTCTCTCGTATCCAGCAGGTGTTTGACGCTGCGGATGCAACAGGCCGCCGTGTGGTCTTGACAGGATTTGATATTGAAAATATCGTCCGTACTGCTATTCGCCTTAAGAAATTGTCTCTAGCTAACGAGAGTCTTTTGATTAAGCCAAAAGATATGTCTCGCTTTGAAGACCATGAGTTGATTATCCTTGAGACAGGTCGTATGGGTGAGCCTATCAACGGTCTTCGCAAGATGTCGATTGGTCGCCACCGTTATGTGGAAATCAAGGACGGTGACCTAGTTTATATTGTAACCACTCCGTCTATCGCTAAAGAAGCAGTCATGGCGCGTGTGGAAAACATGATTTACCAAGCTGGCGGAGTTGTCAAACTGATCACTCAAAGCTTGCGTGTGTCAGGACATGGAAATGCGCGTGATTTGCAGTTGATGATCAATCTCTTGCAACCCAAGTATCTCTTCCCAATTCAAGGAGAATACCGCGAGTTGGATGCCCATGCTAAGGCTGCTATGGCAGTTGGGATGTTGCCAGAACGCATTTTTATCCCTAAAAAGGGAACCAGCATGGCTTATGAGAATGGAGACTTTGTCCCAGCTGGAGCGGTTTCGGCAGGGGATGTCTTGATTGACGGGAATGCCATTGGTGATGTTGGCAATGTGGTTCTTCGTGACCGTAAGGTCTTGTCAGAAGATGGAATTTTCATCGTCGCAATCACCGTTAACCGTCGTGAGAAGAAAATTGTGGCCAAGGCTCGTGTGCATACGCGTGGATTTGTTTATCTCAAGAAGAGTCGTGATATTCTCCGTGAAAGTTCAGAATTGATTAACCAGACGGTAGAAGACTATCTTCAAGGAGATGACTTTGACTGGGCAGACCTCAAAGGGAAGGTTCGTGATAATCTTACCAAGTACCTCTTTGACCAAACCAAGCGTCGTCCAGCTATTTTACCAGTAGTCATGGAAGCGAAATAA
- a CDS encoding alpha/beta hydrolase, protein MAVMKIEYYSQVLDMEWGVNVLYPDAHRVEEPDCKDIPVLYLLHGMSGNHNSWLKRTNVERLLRGTNLIVVMPNTSNGWYTDTQYGFDYYTALAEELPQVLKRFFPNMTSKREKTFIAGLSMGGYGCFKLALATNRFSHAASFSGALSFQDFSPESQNLGTPAYWRGVFGEIKDWTTSPYSLESLAKKSDKKTQLWAWCGEQDFLYEANNLAVKNLKKLGFDVTYSHSAGTHEWYYWEKQLERFLATLPIDFKLEERLS, encoded by the coding sequence ATGGCAGTAATGAAAATCGAGTATTACTCACAAGTTTTGGATATGGAGTGGGGAGTGAATGTCCTCTATCCTGATGCTCATCGAGTGGAAGAACCAGATTGTAAAGATATTCCCGTCTTGTACCTCCTGCACGGGATGTCTGGCAACCATAATAGCTGGCTCAAGCGTACTAATGTAGAACGCTTGCTTCGAGGCACTAATCTCATCGTTGTTATGCCCAATACCAGCAACGGTTGGTATACCGATACCCAGTATGGTTTTGACTATTACACAGCTCTAGCAGAGGAATTGCCACAGGTTCTAAAACGTTTCTTCCCTAATATGACTAGCAAGCGTGAAAAGACCTTTATCGCTGGTCTCTCTATGGGAGGTTACGGCTGTTTCAAACTGGCTCTTGCTACAAATCGTTTTTCTCATGCAGCTAGTTTTTCAGGTGCTCTCAGCTTTCAAGATTTTTCTCCTGAAAGCCAAAATCTGGGGACACCAGCTTACTGGAGAGGTGTTTTTGGAGAGATTAAAGATTGGACAACTAGTCCTTATTCTCTAGAAAGTCTGGCTAAAAAATCGGACAAAAAGACCCAGCTTTGGGCTTGGTGTGGCGAGCAGGATTTCTTGTACGAAGCCAATAATCTAGCAGTGAAAAATCTCAAAAAACTGGGCTTTGATGTGACCTATAGCCATAGTGCTGGAACTCACGAGTGGTACTACTGGGAAAAACAATTGGAACGGTTCTTAGCAACCTTACCAATCGATTTCAAATTAGAAGAGAGATTGTCATAA
- a CDS encoding M57 family metalloprotease, with product MRWIFRLIGAFFSFVWRLFWRLVWIAFLLCAFAFGLLWYLNGDFQGALKQAELSVKIGKQSIDQWEKTGQLPKLNQTDSHQHSEGRWPQASARIYLDPQIDSRFQEAYVEAIQNWNQTGAFKFELVTEASKADILATEMNDGGTPVAGEAESQTNLLTGQFLSVTVRLNHYYLSNPNYGYSYERIVHTAEHELGHAIGLDHTDEKSVMQPAGSFYGIQEEDVERLRKLYETNE from the coding sequence ATGCGCTGGATTTTTCGTTTGATAGGGGCTTTCTTTTCTTTTGTGTGGCGTTTGTTTTGGCGTCTAGTTTGGATAGCTTTTCTTTTGTGTGCTTTTGCTTTTGGACTTCTCTGGTATCTGAACGGTGATTTTCAAGGAGCGCTAAAGCAAGCAGAACTGTCAGTCAAGATTGGTAAACAAAGTATCGACCAATGGGAAAAAACAGGGCAACTGCCTAAGTTGAACCAGACAGATAGCCACCAACACTCTGAAGGAAGGTGGCCGCAGGCTTCTGCTCGTATTTACCTAGATCCGCAGATAGATTCACGCTTTCAAGAAGCTTATGTAGAAGCGATTCAGAATTGGAATCAAACTGGTGCCTTTAAGTTTGAACTGGTGACTGAGGCCAGCAAGGCAGATATCTTGGCTACGGAGATGAATGACGGAGGTACTCCTGTGGCAGGAGAGGCAGAAAGTCAGACCAATCTCTTGACGGGGCAATTCTTGTCTGTCACGGTACGGTTGAATCACTATTATCTGTCCAATCCAAACTATGGCTATTCCTATGAGCGCATTGTCCATACAGCAGAACATGAGTTGGGGCATGCGATTGGCTTGGACCATACAGATGAGAAGTCTGTCATGCAACCTGCAGGTTCTTTTTATGGTATCCAGGAAGAGGATGTTGAAAGACTTCGAAAATTATATGAGACCAATGAGTAG
- the uvrC gene encoding excinuclease ABC subunit UvrC, giving the protein MNNLIKSKLELLPTSPGCYIHKDKNGTIIYVGKAKNLRNRVRSYFRGSHDTKTEALVSEIVDFEFIVTESNIEALLLEINLIKENKPKYNIMLKDDKSYPFIKITNERYPRLIITRQVKKDGGLYFGPYPDVGAANEIKRLLDRIFPFRKCTNPPSKVCFYYHIGQCMAHTICKKDEAYFKSMAQEVSDFLKGQDDKIIDDLKGKMAAAAQAMEFERAAEYRDLIQAIGTLRTKQRVMAKDLQNRDVFGYYVDKGWMCVQVFFVRQGKLIERDVNLFPYYNDPDEDFLTYVGQFYQEKSHLVPNEVLIPQDIDEEAVKVLVDTKILKPQRGEKKQLVNLAIKNARVSLEQKFNLLEKSVEKTQGAIENLGRLLQIPTPVRIESFDNSNIMGTSPVSAMVVFVNGKPSKKDYRKYKIKTVVGPDDYASMREVIRRRYGRVQRDGLTPPDLIVIDGGQGQVNIAKQVIQEELGLDIPIAGLQKNDKHQTHELLFGDPLEVVELSRNSQEFFLLQRIQDEVHRFAITFHRQLRSKNSFSSQLDGIEGLGPKRKQNLMKHFKSLSKIKEASVDEIVDVGVPRTVAEAVQRKLNPQEEEELAQVAEERVDYQTEGNHNEP; this is encoded by the coding sequence ATGAACAACTTGATTAAATCAAAACTAGAGCTCCTGCCGACCAGCCCTGGTTGCTACATTCACAAGGATAAAAACGGTACCATTATCTATGTAGGAAAGGCTAAAAATCTGCGTAATCGCGTGAGGTCCTATTTCCGTGGAAGTCACGATACCAAAACAGAGGCTCTGGTATCTGAAATTGTGGATTTTGAATTTATTGTTACGGAGTCTAATATTGAGGCACTTCTCCTAGAAATCAACCTGATCAAGGAAAATAAGCCTAAGTACAATATTATGCTCAAGGATGATAAGTCCTATCCCTTCATCAAAATCACCAATGAGCGCTATCCTCGCTTGATTATCACTCGTCAGGTCAAGAAAGACGGGGGACTCTACTTTGGACCCTATCCAGATGTGGGGGCAGCCAATGAAATCAAGCGATTACTGGATCGGATTTTCCCTTTTAGAAAGTGTACAAATCCACCGTCTAAGGTCTGTTTCTACTACCATATCGGCCAATGTATGGCCCACACCATCTGTAAGAAAGATGAGGCCTATTTCAAGTCCATGGCTCAGGAGGTTTCTGATTTCCTAAAAGGGCAGGATGACAAAATCATCGATGACCTAAAGGGCAAAATGGCAGCGGCAGCCCAAGCTATGGAGTTTGAACGTGCGGCGGAATACCGTGATCTGATTCAGGCGATTGGAACGCTTCGAACCAAGCAGCGGGTCATGGCTAAGGATCTCCAAAATCGGGATGTCTTTGGCTACTATGTGGACAAGGGATGGATGTGTGTTCAGGTTTTCTTTGTCCGTCAGGGAAAACTCATTGAGCGCGATGTCAATCTCTTTCCCTACTACAATGATCCGGATGAGGATTTCTTGACCTATGTGGGACAATTCTATCAAGAAAAATCTCACCTAGTTCCTAATGAGGTGCTGATTCCGCAGGATATTGACGAAGAAGCCGTCAAGGTCTTAGTGGATACTAAGATTCTCAAACCCCAGCGTGGTGAGAAAAAGCAACTGGTCAATTTGGCTATAAAGAATGCTCGAGTCAGTCTAGAGCAGAAGTTCAACCTGTTAGAGAAATCTGTCGAAAAGACACAAGGAGCTATTGAAAATCTAGGTCGTTTGCTCCAAATACCGACCCCAGTCCGCATCGAATCCTTCGATAACTCTAATATCATGGGGACCAGTCCTGTTTCAGCCATGGTGGTCTTTGTCAACGGCAAACCAAGTAAGAAAGATTACCGTAAGTATAAAATCAAGACCGTAGTCGGGCCAGACGACTATGCGAGTATGAGAGAAGTCATTCGCAGGCGCTATGGTCGAGTACAGCGTGACGGTTTGACTCCTCCAGATTTGATTGTCATCGATGGGGGACAAGGTCAAGTCAATATCGCCAAGCAAGTCATACAAGAGGAACTGGGTCTGGATATTCCCATTGCAGGTTTGCAAAAAAATGACAAGCACCAAACCCATGAATTACTTTTTGGAGATCCACTTGAGGTGGTGGAGTTGTCTCGCAATTCTCAGGAATTTTTCCTGCTCCAACGTATCCAAGATGAGGTCCACCGCTTTGCTATTACTTTCCACCGTCAACTGCGCTCCAAAAATTCTTTTTCATCACAACTGGATGGAATTGAAGGGCTGGGACCTAAACGCAAGCAGAATCTCATGAAGCATTTCAAGTCTTTGAGCAAAATCAAGGAAGCCAGTGTGGATGAGATTGTTGATGTTGGAGTACCTAGAACGGTTGCAGAGGCTGTACAGAGGAAGTTGAACCCGCAGGAAGAAGAGGAATTAGCTCAAGTGGCGGAAGAAAGAGTAGATTATCAAACGGAAGGAAACCACAATGAACCATAA
- a CDS encoding metallophosphoesterase family protein, with product MNHKIAILSDIHGNTTALEAVIADAKNQGVSEYWLLGDIFLPGPGANDLVALLKDLPITASVRGNWDDCVLEALDGEYGLEHPQEIQSMRMTQFLMERMDPATIVWLRSLPLLEKKEVDGLRFSLSHNLPDKNYGGDLLVDNDTEKFDQLLDDETDVAVYGHVHKQLLRYGSQGQQIINPGSIGMPYFNWEALKNHRAQYAVIEVEDGELLNIQFRKVAYDYEAELELAKSKGLPFIEMYEELRREDNYQGHNLELLASLIEKHGYVEDVKNFFDFL from the coding sequence ATGAACCATAAAATCGCAATTTTATCAGATATTCATGGCAATACAACTGCCCTAGAAGCAGTGATTGCAGATGCTAAAAATCAAGGAGTCAGTGAATACTGGCTTCTGGGAGATATTTTTCTTCCCGGTCCCGGTGCAAATGACTTGGTCGCCCTGTTAAAGGACCTTCCTATAACAGCCAGTGTTCGAGGCAATTGGGATGATTGTGTCCTTGAGGCCTTGGATGGTGAATATGGTTTGGAACATCCACAAGAAATCCAGTCAATGCGAATGACCCAGTTTTTGATGGAGCGAATGGATCCTGCAACGATTGTCTGGCTACGAAGCTTGCCTTTGCTAGAAAAGAAAGAAGTTGACGGACTGCGCTTTTCTCTCTCTCATAATTTACCTGACAAAAACTATGGTGGGGACCTACTGGTTGATAATGATACGGAGAAATTTGACCAACTCCTAGATGATGAAACCGACGTGGCAGTCTATGGTCATGTTCACAAGCAGTTGCTTCGTTATGGCAGTCAAGGGCAACAAATCATCAATCCAGGTTCGATTGGTATGCCCTATTTTAATTGGGAGGCGTTAAAAAATCACCGTGCCCAGTATGCCGTGATAGAAGTTGAAGATGGGGAATTACTCAATATCCAATTTCGTAAAGTCGCTTATGATTATGAAGCGGAGTTAGAATTGGCCAAGTCCAAGGGGCTTCCCTTTATCGAAATGTATGAAGAGCTACGAAGAGAAGACAACTATCAGGGGCACAATCTGGAACTTTTAGCAAGCTTAATAGAAAAGCATGGGTATGTAGAAGATGTGAAGAATTTTTTTGATTTTTTGTAA
- a CDS encoding amino acid ABC transporter substrate-binding protein: MKKFSLLLAILPFLVACGNQATPKETNSQKTIVVATAGDVPPFDYEDKGNLTGFDIEVLKAVDEKLSDYEIQFQRTAWESIFPGLDSGHYQAAANNLSYTKERAEKYLYSLPISNNPLVLVSNKKNPLTSLDQIAGKTTQEDTGTSNAQFINNWNQKHTDNPATIDFSGEDIGKRILDLSNGEFDFLVFDKVSVQKIIKDRGLDLSVVDLPSADSPNNYIVFSNDQKEFKEKFDKALKELYQDGTLEKLSNTYLGGSYLPDKSQLQ; encoded by the coding sequence ATGAAAAAATTTAGCCTATTACTAGCCATCCTACCATTTTTGGTTGCCTGTGGAAATCAAGCTACACCTAAAGAGACTAACTCTCAAAAAACAATCGTCGTTGCTACAGCTGGTGATGTGCCGCCATTTGACTACGAAGACAAGGGCAATCTGACAGGATTCGATATTGAAGTTCTAAAAGCAGTAGATGAAAAACTCAGCGACTACGAAATTCAATTTCAAAGAACCGCCTGGGAGAGTATCTTTCCAGGACTTGATTCTGGTCACTATCAGGCTGCAGCCAATAACTTGAGTTACACAAAAGAGCGTGCTGAAAAATACCTTTACTCACTTCCAATTTCGAACAATCCCCTCGTCCTTGTCAGCAACAAGAAAAATCCTCTGACTTCACTTGACCAAATCGCTGGCAAAACAACGCAAGAGGATACTGGAACTTCAAACGCTCAATTCATCAATAACTGGAATCAAAAACACACTGACAATCCCGCTACTATCGATTTTTCTGGAGAGGATATCGGTAAACGAATCTTAGACCTCTCTAACGGTGAATTTGATTTCCTAGTTTTTGACAAGGTATCGGTTCAAAAGATTATCAAGGACCGTGGCTTAGATCTCTCAGTCGTTGATTTACCTTCTGCCGATAGCCCCAACAACTATATCGTTTTCTCAAACGACCAAAAAGAGTTTAAAGAGAAATTTGATAAAGCGCTCAAAGAACTCTACCAAGATGGAACCCTTGAAAAACTCAGCAATACTTATCTAGGTGGTTCTTATCTCCCAGATAAATCTCAGTTACAGTAA
- a CDS encoding nitroreductase family protein: MKFLELNKKRHATKHFTDKSVDPKDVRTAIEIATLAPSAHNSQPWKFVVVREKNAELAKLAYGSNFEQVSSAPVTIALFTDTDLAKRARKIARVGGAKNFSEEQLQYFMKNLPAEFARYNEQQVSDYLALNAGLVAMNLVLALTDQGIGSNLILGFDKSKVNEVLDIEDRFRPELLITVGYTDEKLEPSYRLPVDEIIEKR; the protein is encoded by the coding sequence ATGAAATTTCTTGAATTAAATAAAAAACGTCATGCGACCAAGCATTTCACTGATAAGTCAGTTGATCCAAAAGATGTGCGTACGGCTATCGAAATCGCAACCTTGGCTCCAAGTGCCCACAATAGTCAGCCTTGGAAATTTGTGGTCGTTCGTGAGAAAAATGCTGAACTGGCAAAATTGGCTTACGGTTCCAACTTTGAGCAGGTATCATCAGCGCCTGTAACTATTGCCTTGTTTACAGACACAGATCTGGCTAAACGTGCCCGCAAGATTGCCCGTGTCGGTGGTGCTAAAAATTTCTCAGAAGAACAACTTCAATACTTCATGAAAAATTTGCCTGCGGAATTTGCCCGTTACAATGAACAACAAGTCAGCGACTACCTAGCCCTCAATGCAGGTTTGGTTGCTATGAACTTGGTTCTCGCTCTTACAGACCAAGGAATCGGATCAAATCTGATTCTTGGTTTTGACAAATCAAAAGTCAACGAAGTTTTGGACATCGAAGACCGTTTCCGCCCAGAACTTTTGATTACGGTAGGCTATACAGACGAAAAATTGGAACCAAGCTACCGCTTGCCAGTAGATGAAATCATCGAGAAAAGATAG